From Chryseotalea sp. WA131a:
GCACTTAGACAAAGAACAATTTAAAGCCTTGATAGATGCCTACATCTTTAGCAGCCAAGACCCCTTGCGCGATGAAGTGTTAAAATGCCTTGGCGACCGCCCCAGCATTTTGCAAGCGAGGGAAATAGGAGAGAGGATTATAAAAAAGATGAAAGAGTTTGTGGAAGTGTTTGTGCAAGGGATGGTGGCGTAGGGTCAATGAAAATTCCCATTTTTCATTACGCAGTCTAAAAAGCAGGAAAAACACAATCCGCGAAACAAAACAGTAGCACTTACCAACTTCACTTATGATTTGGATTGCGAACGGGGCCTTATAGCTAAGAATATCACTTTCAATTAATTAGGTTACATTTGCAGCTTAAATTTTTTAAAACAATACTTAATGAAATCATTTGACGCTCTGGGGCTCTCAGAGCAATTGGTGGAAGCAATCCGCCTACTGGGCTTTGAAACGCCTACCCCTATTCAAGAACAGGCGATCCCTGTGCTGTTACAGGGAAAGACCGACCTCGTTGGGTTGGCACAAACGGGTACGGGAAAGACGGCCGCTTTCGGTCTCCCATTGATCCAATTAATTGACGAAAGCAATCGCACTACGCAGGCGTTAATCTTGGCGCCTACTCGCGAGTTGAGTGTACAAATCACTACCGACCTCGAAAATTTTTCTAAGAAGGTAAAAGATTTAAACATTGTAACGGTGTATGGTGGTGCCAGTATTTCTGAGCAAATCAGAAAGGTAAAGCGCGGTGCACAAATTATAGTGGCTACACCCGGTCGCCTCATCGACTTGATTGAGCGCAGGGTTGTGAGCTTAAGCACGATCAGCTATGTGGTATTAGACGAAGCCGATGAAATGTTGAACATGGGTTTTAAAGATGCCATTGACGAAATTTTATCAAGCACTCCGGAAGAAAAAAATGTGTGGCTCTTTAGCGCTACCATGCCGCGTGAAGTGCGTGAGATTTCGAAGAACTACATGAGCAACCCACAAGAACTAACGATGGGTGAGCGCAACCAAGGCAACGAAAACATCGATCACCAATTTATCATGGTGGACGATCGCGATAAGTACTTGGCGTTGAAGCGAATGGTAGATTACACCACCGATATTTTTGGTGTTATTTTTTGCCGCACAAAAATCGATACACAACGCGTGGCCGATCACTTGATGAAGGATGGTTACAATGCGGATGCCCTTCATGGGGATTTGACGCAGGCACAACGCGACCGTGTGATGAAGAGTTTCAAAAACAAAACATTGCAGTTGTTGGTAGCTACCGATGTAGCGGCTCGTGGAATTGACGTGAGCAACATCACACACGTGATCCACATGAACTTGCCAGATGAAATTGAATACTATACACACCGAAGCGGACGAACAGCCCGTGCTGGAAAAAAGGGTATTTCGCTGGCCATCGTTTCTAAAAAAGAAATGGGCAAGATCAGCCAAATCGAAAAAGCCTTGAAACGGAGGTTTACAAAAGTGGCGGTGCCAACCGGTGATGAGGTATGTCAGAAAAAGATAATGGCGCTTACGCAGAAAATGCGAAATGTAGAGGTAAACGAAGAAGAGATCGATAGCTTCTTGCCCGAAGTTTATCATGAGCTTCGCGATTTAAGCAAAGAAGATATCATCAAACGTTTTGCTTCCATCGAGTTCAATCGTTTCTTGGAATACTACCGCGATGCCAAAGATTTGAATAAGAGCGGCAGCGAACGCAGCCGTACTTTTTCTGATGACGGTGGTGGCAGCGAAAGCTATTCCACGGGCGATCGCATCTTCATCAACATCGGTAAGATGGACGGATTGGAGAAGGGCGACTTGCTGGGTTTAATCTGCGACTATGGTGAAATCGACAAGGCCAAAATTGGTAAAATTGACTTGAAAGGAGCGTACTCTTTCTTTGAATTGGAAAAAGACGTAACTGAAAAAGTCATGAAAGGCTTTGAGGGAATTGAAGTGCGTGGCCGCAAGGTGCGCTTGGAGATGACCAGCAATGCCCCAAGAGAACGCAAAGAAGGTGGAGACTTCCCTCCGAGAAAGAGACGCTCCTTTGATGGAGGTGGAGACAGAGGTGGAAGCCGCTCCTTTGGTGGCGATCGTGATCGTGGTGGCGACCGCGGAGGAAAGCGCTCGTATGGTGGCGGAAGTGGGGGCTACGGTGGCGATAGAGAGAAGAAGAAGAGATGGTAGAACTATGTGGCAGAGCCAAACAAAAGTAGGCAAAGGCTAGTAACAATAGAAAGCCATTGCACTACTAAAATTGGTTATGGATAAAAAAAGAGGCTGTCTTAAAAGGGCAGCCTCTTTTTTTTTCAGTAAAAAAAAAGAGGAAGGCGAAGCATTCCTCTTTAGGTGCAAGTCGCTATCTTGCTTGTGTGATGATTCAAGAAATCAATGAAGCCTGCAGTGGGGATTTTCTATACGGGAGAAGGAGTGGAATTTAGATTTTAATTGGGGATTGTTAAATTTTCTTTTTGTTCAACTTGTACTTCTTAAACATTCATAAGTTTTAGTGGGATCTTGAAAAACTATTATGCCATACTGGGTATTGCCACCTACGCACAGGAGGCAGATATAAAACGTGCTTACCGCCACTTGGCGTTGTTGTACCATCCCGATAAAAATAAATCATCGGAGGCGGCTTCCTTTTTCGTAGAGATAAACGAAGCTTATGAAGTGTTGGGAGATCCGATTCGAAAAGTAGTGTATGATAAAATGTTGGCTGGAACCGAGCCCCAGGTTTCCGCACAACCAATGGTTAACAAACCGCACCGCGATCCTCGCTACCGACCCAAGTCAGCCGAGTATATCAAAGAAGTGCGTGCCAAAAAAAAACCATATTACGAATTTATAGATGCACATGTGCAGTATGCTGTTTTGTTCTCGCGGCTAGCTTTTTTGTTTTCGATTGCCTTGTTGGCCGATTATTCTTTGCAAGCCGATAAACATTCGCAGGTGATAAAAGCAGTAGAGAAAAAACTGGGCAGCGAATCTGTGAAGGTTAAAATCAACGATGACGAGGTTTTTACGCTAGCTGGCCAATCGCTGGAAGAATTTACAGCCGGAGAAGTCATCAACTTGTATCGCTCACCATTTTTTTCTGTTCCAACCAAAATTGAAAACGAACAAACTAAATTTCAAGCAGGTGTGCCCATCACCATTTACGGTAATTTTATATTTGCTCCTTTCTTTTTATTGATAACTTCTTTGATTGGGACTTTTTATTGGAAAGGAGTGGAGTTTCGGTTTAACTTGGGGGTGATGAATTTTTTACTGATTATTTTGAATAGCTTGTTTTTAAAGATTCATGCGTTTTAGAGTAGAGAATTTGTAGCCACAGATTCGCAGATGTACTGTAATATAATCGCAGAATCTATGAATCAGTGGTAGCATTTTATAAAAGTCATTATTCAACGATTTGTTCATATGCCTAAAAACAACGATTGGAAAAAGCGGGATGGAGTGGTTTACTCCACCGACCAAAATTTTTCGTTTCAATACTCACAAGGCGAAGAAGCTGAAACCCTTCCCCCGCAGCAACAGAACTTGAAAGTGCTGTTGGATAAAAATGGACGAGCGGGCAAACAAGTTACGCTGGTGGCTGGCTTTGTTGGAAAGACAGAGGCAATTGAAACGCTTACCAAATTATTGAAGACAAAATGTAGTGTTGGTGGCTCTACCAAAGATGGCGAGATTTTAATTCAGGGTGACTTGCGCGATAAAGTAGTGGCCGTGCTGACCAAAGAAGGCTACAAAGCAAAGCGTGTTGGCTAGGCCTCTAAATACAATTGCTTTGATCTCATTTCAGTTATGTACGCCCGTTGTGATTTGAGGACATCCTCGAGTTTTAGCCGTAGTTCGCTGTGATAGATAGAATAGATCAGTTGCCATTCTTCTTTGTCCATACAACCATCAGCATTTGCAACAATGCACAAGACAGCGATGGCATTCACTTGCTCTTCTTTCGGTAGTTTCTTGAGTTCAACTACTGAATTTTCGAGCAATTGATAGCGATCTACTTTTTCCAAGGCATTGAATTCATCCAATAGCGAAGTGCTTTCAAAACCATGCAAACTTGAAAGATTTTTAGCTAAAAAAATCTCACGCTCGTGCACAACGTTGTTGGCATGCACAATTAAAAAAAGCAATTGGTTAAAAAGTTGCTGGGTCATATTAGTATATATCCACCCTAGGCATCAAGATTGTGCCAATCCAAAATGCGTTGAAAAATGCGTGAAACAAGGGTTTTTTCTAATATTATTCCCAATATTGGAGTGGCGCAGATCGGATTGGGAAGAAAATGAAAAAGCCACCCGATGGGGTGGCTTTTTGATCTGGTTGAGAGTATTAACTTCTGCCTTCTTTTTTAGCTTTTTTTTCGGCTCGCTTTTCCTTTAGCGTTTTAGCGGCAGGTTTTTTAGTCTCTTTCTTTTTGTCCATTCCTTTTGACATAACAATAGAGTTTAAGTGATTTTCAAAGTAACACTATTCAAATTACATCAGCAAGTGCATGGGTCTAAAACTCTCGGTGGGGTTTGATCTCCCTCACCAATTTGTTTCCAAATAAAACTTCTCGAAATTAGCCCAACATTCGATTTACATGGCCGAAATCTTTGATTGTACACTCACCAATCGCCACGGGTGCAGTATGCGTGTAACTAATTTTGGTGGCCGGGTGATGTCGCTCTTTGTGCCAGATCGCAACGGATTGCTAGGCGATGTGGTGTTAGGCTATGATACACCAGAAGGATATGCAAATGGCAATCCTTATTTCGGTTCGCTCATCGGCCGGTTTGGAAACCGATTGGCGAAGGGGAAATTTTCATTGGATGGTAAGGACTACCGATTGCCGACCAATAATCAGGGTAATTGTCTGCATGGTGGCCCCATTGGTTTTCACAATGCAGTGTGGGAAGTGCTTCACCAATCAAATAATGAAATACAATTGCAGTACCAAAGTCCCAATGGCGAAGCGGGTTTTCCGGGCAACCTACTTTGCCAGGTAATGTATCAACTTACGGAAGCAAACGAATTGAAAATTGACTATCATGCTACCACGGATGCCCCAACGATAGTAAACTTGACGCATCATTCTTTTTTTAATTTGAAAGGAGAGGGTGATGTTTTAAATCATCAATTGATGATTGATGCTAATCAGTTTTGCCCAGTTGATGAAACATTGGTTCCACTAGGACAATTGCAGTTGGTGCGAAATACTCCTTTCGATTTCACAGAACTAACTGAGATCGGTTCGCGGATAAACCAAGATGATATTCAATTGCGAGTGGGCAATGGTTACGACCATTGTTGGGTGTTGAACAAAGACCACGCATTGAGTTTGGCCGCCCTAGCTTATGAACCGATGACGGGAAGAACGATGGAAGTATGGACTACAGAGCCTGGGCTTCAATTTTATTCAGGCAACTTTTTGAACGGAAAAGAAGGGGGCAAGCAAGGCCAACAATATGCTTTTCGCTCTGGTTTTTGTTTGGAGGCACAGCATTTTCCAGATTCACCTAATCACCCCAATTTTCCGAGTACTGTTTTGCGACCAGGAGAAACGTATCACCAACAAACCATTTACAAGTTTGGGATTTATTAATTGCTTGAACTATCTTTAAACCGCTGCCATGAAAGCTGTTCTTTGTTCTTCATTTGGATTGCCCAATCAATTAAAACTGATGGACATACCCGAACCAGATGCTGTGGACGATCAAGTTCGCATTCGGGTGGAGGCCTGTGGAGTAAACTTTCCGGATGTGTTGATCATTCAAAACAGATATCAATTCAAACCCGAGCTTCCGTTTTCGCCTGGTGGCGAGGTAGGTGGCACAATTGACCAAGTAGGAGAGAACATTACGCAGTTTAAAGTCGGTGATCGGGTAGTAGCCTTGTGTGGATGGGGCGGCTTTGCAGAAAAGGTAGTGGTAAAAGCGAATCGAGTTTTTAAAATACCACCTTCGTTGGATGCCATTTCAGCAGCCACTACACTTTATACCTACGGAACCTCCTACCACGCGCTGAAAGACAGAGCTCGTTTGCAGCAGGGTGAAACACTTTTGGTATTGGGCGCGGCAGGTGGTGTGGGTTTGGCCGCAGTCGAGTTAGGGAAATTGATAGGCGCAACGGTAATTGCGGCAGCCTCTTCAGCAGAGAAGCTTTCTGTTTGTCAATCCAAAGGGGCAGATTTCGTCATCGACTATTCCAAAGAAGATCTGCGTGCACGCGTTAAAGAAATCACCCACGACAAAGGAGTAGATGTGATATATGATCCTGTGGGAGGAAACATTTCTGAGCAAGCGTTTCGATCTATTTCGTGGAAGGGACGGCATTTGATAGTAGGATTTGCTTCGGGCGAAATCCAACTGCTACCCGCCAACCTACCGTTATTGAAAGGTGCTTCCTTCGTGGGCGTGTTCTGGGGAAGCTTTTCGGAACGGGAGCCACAACTGGCTCAACAAAATTTGATAGAGTTGATGGGTTGGATAGACCAAGGAAAAATCAAACAACACATTCATAAAATTTATCCGCTAGCAGAAGCACCATGTGCTTTACAAGATTTGATGGATAGAAAAGTGATAGGCAAGGCAGTGGTTAGGATTTAGTGTTGAATTTTATTAGTTTGAGTTGTTAGATTAAACTATGCACTTTATGGTGCAAGAATCTATCGATTTCCAGTTGATCGTGGTTTAGTTGATCTCGGGCAAATACATCTGCTCGTAATACTCCGTAGCCATGCGGCCAGAGTCGAAGAAGGGCAACACATCTTTCATTCCTGCTTTCACAATTTTTTTCCACTTGGCCGGTGAATCGTAATACATAGGAATGATTTCATTTTCCAATAACTCATAAAGTGTAGTCGCTTCTTTGCGATCGCGCTCCTCTATGCTCAAAATATCATCGGCTTTCTCGATGATGAATGAATTTTTGCCATGCTTCGAAAACTCAGGCACCCAACCATCGGGTATAGAAAGATTGACCGAACCATTCATGGCTGCCGTCATGCCCGAAGTGCCAGATGCTTCGTGGTACATGCGTGGATTATTAAGCCATAAGTCAGATCCTTTTTTCAAATGGGCAGAGAGCCATAGTTCATACCCAGTAAGCACCGTGCAATTCTTCAACTCTTTTGTCTTCCAATAAATTTCATTGAATATGTTGATGGCGTTGTAATCTTCTGGGTAGGGTTTACCAGCCCAAATGATTTGAATCGGATGTTTTTGGTTGTTGACGATTTTTAAAAACCGATCAAAATCTGAAAGCAACAAATTGGCACGCTTGTAAGCAGCAAACCTGCGCGCCCACACCAGCGTCAGCACATTGGGGTCAAAAAGCTTTCCGGTTTGGTTGGCCACCACCCGAAATAATTTGTACTTCAATTTTTTCTTGCGGTCGGCCAGAGCTTTATCGTCATCGTTGGTCAATGCTTTCTCCAACTCAGGATCTTGCCAATAGGTTTTGTTTTGTGCGTTGGTGATGGAGCTAATTTCACAAATGTTGGCAAAACCATTCCACATTTTTCTCGACACATCTCCATGAATGGCCGACACCCCATTTGCTTTTTTGGCCATGCGCAAGGCGGTGAGTGTATAGTTCAGCACACCATTTTCTGGTGCAACTAATTTGTTTACTTGATCTAGGGTTGTGCCATTGAAGAAACTCATGCTATTTAACAAAGGCATGCTGTGTTCTTCGTTGCCAGCTTTTTCAGGCGTATGCGTTGTAAACACCACGCGCTTCTTCACTTTTTCTAAGTCGTTGAATTTATCGAGTAGATAAAAACATAGCGGCAGCGCATGCCCTTCGTTCATGTGGTAAATTTCCGTAGTCCGCTCCAAAACATCCAACAGTTTGGCACCGCCTACACCCAATAAAATCGATTGGGCAATGCGCGTAGTTTCGTTGGGGTCATATAAGCGATGACTGATGGTTTGCGCGAGAAAATCATTTTCTGGAATATCTGTAGTGAGCAAAAATAAAGGTGCAGCCTTAAATACCTCGGGTTTTAGCAACATTGCTTTTACATACACCCGCGCTCCATGAATAGTGATGGGGAACACAATG
This genomic window contains:
- a CDS encoding DEAD/DEAH box helicase, which gives rise to MKSFDALGLSEQLVEAIRLLGFETPTPIQEQAIPVLLQGKTDLVGLAQTGTGKTAAFGLPLIQLIDESNRTTQALILAPTRELSVQITTDLENFSKKVKDLNIVTVYGGASISEQIRKVKRGAQIIVATPGRLIDLIERRVVSLSTISYVVLDEADEMLNMGFKDAIDEILSSTPEEKNVWLFSATMPREVREISKNYMSNPQELTMGERNQGNENIDHQFIMVDDRDKYLALKRMVDYTTDIFGVIFCRTKIDTQRVADHLMKDGYNADALHGDLTQAQRDRVMKSFKNKTLQLLVATDVAARGIDVSNITHVIHMNLPDEIEYYTHRSGRTARAGKKGISLAIVSKKEMGKISQIEKALKRRFTKVAVPTGDEVCQKKIMALTQKMRNVEVNEEEIDSFLPEVYHELRDLSKEDIIKRFASIEFNRFLEYYRDAKDLNKSGSERSRTFSDDGGGSESYSTGDRIFINIGKMDGLEKGDLLGLICDYGEIDKAKIGKIDLKGAYSFFELEKDVTEKVMKGFEGIEVRGRKVRLEMTSNAPRERKEGGDFPPRKRRSFDGGGDRGGSRSFGGDRDRGGDRGGKRSYGGGSGGYGGDREKKKRW
- a CDS encoding J domain-containing protein; translated protein: MKNYYAILGIATYAQEADIKRAYRHLALLYHPDKNKSSEAASFFVEINEAYEVLGDPIRKVVYDKMLAGTEPQVSAQPMVNKPHRDPRYRPKSAEYIKEVRAKKKPYYEFIDAHVQYAVLFSRLAFLFSIALLADYSLQADKHSQVIKAVEKKLGSESVKVKINDDEVFTLAGQSLEEFTAGEVINLYRSPFFSVPTKIENEQTKFQAGVPITIYGNFIFAPFFLLITSLIGTFYWKGVEFRFNLGVMNFLLIILNSLFLKIHAF
- a CDS encoding translation initiation factor; translation: MPKNNDWKKRDGVVYSTDQNFSFQYSQGEEAETLPPQQQNLKVLLDKNGRAGKQVTLVAGFVGKTEAIETLTKLLKTKCSVGGSTKDGEILIQGDLRDKVVAVLTKEGYKAKRVG
- a CDS encoding TerB family tellurite resistance protein, with product MTQQLFNQLLFLIVHANNVVHEREIFLAKNLSSLHGFESTSLLDEFNALEKVDRYQLLENSVVELKKLPKEEQVNAIAVLCIVANADGCMDKEEWQLIYSIYHSELRLKLEDVLKSQRAYITEMRSKQLYLEA
- a CDS encoding galactose mutarotase, yielding MAEIFDCTLTNRHGCSMRVTNFGGRVMSLFVPDRNGLLGDVVLGYDTPEGYANGNPYFGSLIGRFGNRLAKGKFSLDGKDYRLPTNNQGNCLHGGPIGFHNAVWEVLHQSNNEIQLQYQSPNGEAGFPGNLLCQVMYQLTEANELKIDYHATTDAPTIVNLTHHSFFNLKGEGDVLNHQLMIDANQFCPVDETLVPLGQLQLVRNTPFDFTELTEIGSRINQDDIQLRVGNGYDHCWVLNKDHALSLAALAYEPMTGRTMEVWTTEPGLQFYSGNFLNGKEGGKQGQQYAFRSGFCLEAQHFPDSPNHPNFPSTVLRPGETYHQQTIYKFGIY
- a CDS encoding NADPH:quinone oxidoreductase family protein, with protein sequence MKAVLCSSFGLPNQLKLMDIPEPDAVDDQVRIRVEACGVNFPDVLIIQNRYQFKPELPFSPGGEVGGTIDQVGENITQFKVGDRVVALCGWGGFAEKVVVKANRVFKIPPSLDAISAATTLYTYGTSYHALKDRARLQQGETLLVLGAAGGVGLAAVELGKLIGATVIAAASSAEKLSVCQSKGADFVIDYSKEDLRARVKEITHDKGVDVIYDPVGGNISEQAFRSISWKGRHLIVGFASGEIQLLPANLPLLKGASFVGVFWGSFSEREPQLAQQNLIELMGWIDQGKIKQHIHKIYPLAEAPCALQDLMDRKVIGKAVVRI
- the glgP gene encoding alpha-glucan family phosphorylase — protein: MFDLSTLFPYSFDKKYSKPVAYFSMEFAIDQPLKIYSGGLGFLAGSHMRSAYELKQNMIGIGILWKKGYYDQERNQDQTLKATFRDKDYSFLTDTGIVFPITIHGARVYVKAMLLKPEVFKAAPLFLLTTDIPENDFLAQTISHRLYDPNETTRIAQSILLGVGGAKLLDVLERTTEIYHMNEGHALPLCFYLLDKFNDLEKVKKRVVFTTHTPEKAGNEEHSMPLLNSMSFFNGTTLDQVNKLVAPENGVLNYTLTALRMAKKANGVSAIHGDVSRKMWNGFANICEISSITNAQNKTYWQDPELEKALTNDDDKALADRKKKLKYKLFRVVANQTGKLFDPNVLTLVWARRFAAYKRANLLLSDFDRFLKIVNNQKHPIQIIWAGKPYPEDYNAINIFNEIYWKTKELKNCTVLTGYELWLSAHLKKGSDLWLNNPRMYHEASGTSGMTAAMNGSVNLSIPDGWVPEFSKHGKNSFIIEKADDILSIEERDRKEATTLYELLENEIIPMYYDSPAKWKKIVKAGMKDVLPFFDSGRMATEYYEQMYLPEIN